From the Trifolium pratense cultivar HEN17-A07 linkage group LG4, ARS_RC_1.1, whole genome shotgun sequence genome, the window aaattgcagaacaataaataagacaggaaattgttaacccagttcagtgcaacgtcacctactctggggataccaatccaggaatgaatccactagaatagctctagttcaaagccctcgaccaacacccggtacttgacttatcacctagacactaccaatgcaatcctacctaagaacctcttagataatgagaccccgtcccaaattccctctaacaacacgtactatgttgctgtcaataataattgtaaggatggagacactctcctagaaactagacaacactcttgcttaaaagcttatgagtgaatcacacacactaactccgtgcttaaaagcttaggagcagttgacaataaacaacacaaacacagtcctaaacttgcatcagattgacacaagaaaggctcacaaaagacacacacactaaaccttaaaaCGCACGCTTTTTgtaatacaaggtttagaaatCGCAAGTTGAATagccttgaggcttcacatatttatagtcttcaattgtcttgatgggcaagctaggtcttcagacttgtacagctgtgagaattgcggccaaccctatattattttcagaaatataattcctgttgttccaaacaaaaaaaaacgcaaaaatataatataattatatttttgttttaaatcactttcctttgaccgacttcaatacaacttgctgagtaagtctcgtcttgcctaaacgcacgtgcctgaatatataattgaagcaaatcttggctcagatttgaaataaaaattctgcacgaaaaacagagcttcaggatgctgtactataatgctacagcatctcagtccagcatctggctggttggcttttgcaaaatgtagccaatcaaaacaccaacaatctccccctttggcaaattttggctaaaacaaccttaggtcagtgcatagagagatacagtctaaactttccttcgagtcaacataagcacacaactaggaaagaaagtagaacgatgctaagctatttaaactttccttcgagtcaacatacgcacacaactaggaaagagagtaaagaaattcatcagatgaatagatagctagcacgtaagcatcagaggcatgcaacagcggaacataacacatcttagcctcaaagtacagacagagagaaataaactctcacatagtggattcaagatcggagaaataaactccttaaaatttaagcaacgccacagagaataggaaaaataaattcctatataagcatgcatattaaaagtagtagaaaaataaattctacctactccccctcaatttatgcataaacattcactccccctcaaaacatgcataccacataaaacatgctatactagatgctatagcatttttcatcacatcatgcataTTCACACAtattttactccccctttttagccagaAATTTTGACAAATAGGAGCATAGAATGGGAGCAAAACAAAGAACCATAGAATACCAAGTAGCTGAAAGTCACAGATGTCAGAGCATAGGGAATCACATGATACATATTACAACCCAAGAGGCCCTAAGccttcaaaaacaaaatccagATAAAGACAGAAACAATACAGCCAAAAGAAAATGAGCAGTTCATATGGAGGGGCTTTCATCAGAGGCCATCTCCTCTTCTACAGTGTCACCACCTGCAAGATCATCATCATGAGAAACGCCATGGGAAGGACCAACTCCATCCTCATTTGCCTGTGACTGCTCAAGCTCCAAGGCTTGGATTACACCATCTACCAGCTCCTTCTTCTCACCTAGCATATTACTAACCTCCCTGAGATTAGCAATCATCTGTCTCTTGGTCATACCTACAGCTGGTGTCTTCAAAGATGCTACAGCAATGTCTGCAGCATGTTTTCCTTCCAATAATCTAAAATCCATGGTTAAAGCTGAGGGTCTAGAGACAGGCACATCAGAGTTAGTGCAGATGTCAGGATGTTGAGACAAGATAATACCACAGATCAAAGTGGGAAAGGCTATTGGCATTTTTACAGCAGTGGAAGAGCCATGGAGAATTgttgcattaaaaatatgagTGCCATAATCATAACATGTACCCGTACCTACAGCATATATGAATTTTGCCAAACCTGTAGCTACACTGTTGGAATGTGTAGTGGGTACCCAGTTTGCTGCACCAATTTTGTTTAGCAGAGCATATTTTGTGGTTAATTTAGCAGCAGAAAGTTTGCCAGCCCTTGGCCATGCTTTCACTTTGTCACCAGTGATGGTCCTGCATATCTCATTCATAGATGTCTCTAACTCAGCTGCAGGAGTAGTACTTCTTCCCAGATATTCATTGATGACAACTGGTGAGAAATCCACACATTTACCCCTCACATATACTTTTAAGTAATCAGGACTCAGAGGGTTATCACAGTCAGCTGGGATGTTTACCAGGAACTCTCTGGTCAACTTGTCATAGCAGTTACCCAACTTTGAGACAGTATTCAGCAGTCCAGCTTCCTCTAGCAAATTCACAATGTCTTGACATTTCAAAAATTCTTCAGTTAGGTTCCTTTCAATGGCCATTCTTCTTTTGACTACAAACTTCCACCTGTCAACATATTCAACACAATGGAAAGAGACATTGTCAATAGGTACAGATGGGACAGTAGGGGCCATCCTTTTTCTCTTGGCAGACCTCTGAGAAGATGCTGCAGGGGATGCTTCAGCATCTTGATCTGCCTCATAATCAGAGTCACTTGAGGAGACAGTTTTTCTCTTCACATTCTTCTTCTTACTTTCAGAGGGAACAGTTACCTTGCTCCACCGTTTCTTAggtccaattttagttttggtGGCTTCAGAAGGAGTGGCTATATCCTTTCCTGTATTACTTCTCAGCCTCCTAGATATACCAGCCCTAGGAGTACTCTTGAATTGGAGACTTTCAACATCAATTACATTTGCCTCACTTGTATCAGGCATACTTGCAGTTTTACCCTTATCCTGGGTAATGACATCAGCAGGGATGGTGGTTTCAGTCCCTTCTTCATGAACAGGAGCCACAGGAGAGTTTGGTGACTCAGGGACTACAGAAGTACTAATATCAACATGTGCTgcagatgctgtagcatcatttGCAGCATCTAGCCCAGAACCTGTATTTTCATCAACTGTCATCTCAGACACAAGATTGGCCTTAGAGTTAGCGCCAATTTCATCAAAAACAACATTAGGGTTTTCCAAGGAGGTTTCCCCCAATTTCTCAGCAGACCTAGGTTTTTCTAATCCTAGGGTTTCAGTTAAATCCAATTCCGAGCTTAAATTCTTCTTACTAGAATCAGATGCTTCAACATTAACATCAACATTTGCAGTAGCAGGATTGTCAAGATACAATTCACGCATTGTATGAACCGCTTTAAGAGTAGATTTAGATTTTGATTTCTTACCCGTTTTTGAAGCAGATGCGTCACGCGAAGTAGTTTTCTTTGGCGTTGGCTTCTTCGCTGAAATCTTCTTTCTCTTCGTTGTTTCCTCAGGAAAAATGGTAGTGAGAGGATAAGCGATGGTGATTTGTTGAGGGAGAGAATCGTATGAAGGTGATATGGTGGTTTGTGAATGAACAGTTTCGTCGTTTTTGGAAGAGGATGAAGTTTGAGAGCTTGACATGGTGGTTTGTATTTTTGGAGGAAGGTTTTCAATAATGGCGGTTGAGAGGAGAAGTTGAGTGGTTGTTGAAGAGAGAGAATGAAGATAGATAGTGTGATGGAGGAGATGATGAGGTTGTAGCGCGTGAAAGGGGAAGTTAAGGAAATTTTTGATTACTTCCCTTAATTTGCGTGCACCAATGAATGAAGTGAGGAGAACCACTTCAACTGCACGCCTTTTGTGCTGTAACTGCTACAAATCttcaaataggcaaataccaagtttgcctcgcaatttttcaaattgaactgcATCTAGAGCTTTAGTGAATATATCAGCCAATTGTTCTTCAGTTGAAATATGCTCAAGCGttacaataccttcttcaactagatctctaataaaatggtgcctaatatcaatatgcttcgtcctgctatgttggataggattctttgaaatattgatggcactaagattgtcacagtacaatgccatagcatcttgtaccacattgtactctagcaacatttgtttcatccataatagctgggagcagctactaccagcagctatgtattcagcttcagctgtagataaagatacacagttctgtttcttgctgaaccaagatataagattgttgcctaaaaagaaacaagctcctgaggtgctttttctatcatctgcacaacctgcccaatcagcatcacaatatcctactagcatagaattctcaccatgagtatacaagatcccataatcacatgtaccattcacatacttcagaattcttttcacttgagcaagatgactcatctttggctcagcttggtacctagcacatactcctacagcaaaagtaatatcaggcctgctggctgtaaggtataataagcttcctatcatgcttctataaagactttgatctacatcaactcccttttcatctttggtaagctttaaatgggttgctgcaggtgttcttttatgagcagcactttccataccaaactttttcactatatttcttgcatacttgctttgggagataaaaatagtatcttccatctgctttacttggagcccaagaaagtaggttagttcacctacaagactcatctcaaactcagactgcatttgctgcacgaaatgctgtaccatctcactagacattcctccaaatacaatgtcatcaacatagatttgtgctattagaaattttccttgatcttctttcacaaatagagtcttgtcatttcctcctttcctgtagccttgactaataaggaactcagtcaatctttcataccatgctcgaggtgcttgttttaatccataaagagctttctttaatttgtaaacatgatttggaaagcttggatcaacaaacccctttggttgttccacatatacttcttcatttaagtacccattgaggaaggcactttttacatccatttgaaataacttgaattttagaatgcatgctactcctagaagtaatctaatggattcaagacgagcaaccggagcaaaagtctcatcaaaatctatcccttcaatctgtgaatatccttgtgcaaccagccttgccttgtttctggtcacagttccactttcatcagacttgttcttgtagacccatttggtaccaattacatttgcattttcaggtctaggaaccaagtcccaaacttcattcctcttgaactgatttagctcttcttgcatagcatttatccagaactcatcagtcagagcttccttcacattttttggctcaaatttagacacaaaacaagcattagaaactatgtcaagtgtccttctagtagcaattccttgattgggattaccaataattaggtctgtaggatgattcttttgagtacgagtagaaggtcctttctttggagtagcagagatttggtcagatgcagtaacctctgtatcattctttgattcattagtagtttcacaatctacatcacctgttatagatgctgtagcatcttctgcatcatcttcagcagtttcacttgaggtgtcatctattaccacatttatagactccatcatggttttggttctattattatatactctgtaggctctactatttgttgagtatcccaagaatatgccctcatcacttttaggatccattttggttcttggttctctatcagacaagatgtagcatttactaccaaacacatggaagtgcttaacagtaggtttccttTCCTTCCATAATTTGTATAGAGTAGTTGTTgttccagatctcagggtgacacgattatgaatatagcaggcagtattcatagcttctgcccaaaaaccatgtgaaagcttctttgcatgcaacattacccttgcagactcttgtatagttctatttttcctttctactacaccattttgttgtggtgtaatgggagatgagaattcatgtatgatgccttcagaggcacagaagtcagagaaactggagttctcaaactccttaccatgatcacttctgatccttaataccacattgtttttctccctttgaagttgaatacatagatctttgaacacatcaaaggtttctgatttctttctaataaaatttatccaggtgtatctagaaaagtcatcaacaacaacatatgcgtacctttttcctcccaagctttcagtttgcataggacccatcaagtccatgtgtagaagttcaagaactctggtagtggtaagatgctgcagctttggatgtggcatcttggtttgctttccaatctgacaatctccacatatgctaccttcttcaattttgagatttggcagtcctctgatggcttctttggatattgctttcttcatgcttcttagattaagatgaccaagcttttggtgccatagtttaacttcatcttctttagtggttaagcatgttgacatattttctccttcttggggaacccatagatagcagttgtcttttgatctgacacctttcatcaaaatctcaccttcgttatttgtaaccagacattcagatttggtgaagtttactttcattccttggtcgcatagttgactaatacttatcaaatttgcagtcaatcctcttactagcaatacattgtttagtttaggcaagctattacttctgagctcccctatcccaacaatttctccttttgcaccatcaccaaaggtaacaaagctagttgagtaagactttattccgacaagaaatttacttattccggtcatgtgtcttgaacagccactatcgaagtaccagtcttcccttgatgaagctctaagtgatgtgtgagcaatcagggcagtaatctcttcttcaggttgagttgtatcacttttcttctcattttcttctttaggtttccattcttgttgagtaggagcagttgtggaaacaggtttgtgctgaggacgtctgttagggtacccatatagcttgtagcagtaaggccttatgtgcccttttctaccacagtaatgacatctccaagcatggtgctttcttctatttcttgacatgggatgctgctgatgatgctgcggcttctgataaggcatcctttgcttttgagtttctttaGGCTCCATGTACATGAGTTCAGGactgtaatttttgaatttattgacattctcatagctaagcccaatatttctaggctttcgaacatttttctctaagatttcctccagttgtccatcagccttatgaagtttgtcaagatgctcatcatctttatacaacatgtcagagaattttctcagccgccaaatgtcagtatttaatttttcaatgactcctttagcttcttcaagatcagaggatagataatttaccttcttttgaagttcctccatctttgagatattctcaaatttttctgcttttaactcattgatggttaccttttgtttctcaataaccctgcagatctcaagatcagaggacagaaaatttaccttcttttgaagttcctctatttttgagatattctcagatttttctgcttttaactcattgatggttatcttttgtttctcaataaccctgcagatttcttcacttttaagacaaagttccttgtaggatgcagcaagctcttcataggttacctctccatcatcagattctgtatcagatgtaacaatacctgttaagactgagatatgtttagcagttacagatgctgtatcatcttctgagtcatcatcctcagaccaactgacaattagccctttctttgctctcttctgatatgttgggcactccggtctgatgtgaccatatccttcacattcgtgacatcgaatgtttctgtttaagtttgatttttcatcaccttTTGTTTTTCCTTGACTTTCATTGCTGCGTATAGTGCttggagcattgtttttgaaatttgatctgggtctcttatccattcgtttcagaactttgttgaattgttttcccaataacaccatggcctcagagatactctcattagattcttcttcatcctccagttcttcttcattatttttggatgagaaggcaatgctcttatttttcttttcacttcttccatttgcaacactttcataagtttggagtgatccaaccagttcatccagcttcatctcagatatgtttttggcttcttccatagctgtgactttcatatcaaatttctttggaagtgatctaagcatttttcttactaacttttcttcgggaattttctcccccaaagcatcaaattgattatcatagtctagaatagtcatatgaaaatcttgaattgtttcctcctccttcatacgtaagttttcaaactgagtagtaagaatctgtaatttagacatttttacctgaggagtaccttcatgaacagtttcaagaatcttccaagcttcttttgctgagacacattttttgattagtttgaagatgtgtttatctaccccattgtataatgcatacaatgcttttgagtttcccaaagcaagctcatcctcttctttagaccagtcctcctcagcttttagtttaagtgttggctttccatccttgtcaatGACCAcgggggggtcccatcctttcagaacagccttccaagttttgctatccatagattttaggaaagcaatcatgcgtgatttccaataatcatagttggagacaccaactagaagcggtggtctgcttacaagccctccttccttttcaatgttgccagacattttccctggagctcaccctataaccagaaagggtgcctgctctgatgccaattgaaatctggcacgcagtgaacacaatgctgcacaagatgctatagcacacgttgcagcaagacagtcgcagaacacagtaaataaataaataaattgcagaacaataaataagacaggaaattgttaacccagttcagtgcaacgtcacctactctgggggataccaatccaggaatgaatccactataatagctctagttcaaagccctcgaccaacacccggtacttgacttatcacctagacactaccaatgcaatcctacctaagaacctcttagataatgagaccccgtcccaaattccctctaacaacacgtactatgttgctgtcaataataattgtaaggatggagacactctcctagaaactagacaacactcttgcttaaaagcttatgagtgaatcacacacactaactccgtgcttaaaagcttaggagcagttgacaataaacaacacaaacacagtcctaaacttgcatcagattgacacaagaaaggctcacaaaagacacacacactaaaccttaaaaCGCACGCTTTTTgtaatacaaggtttagaaatCGCAAGTTGAATagccttgaggcttcacatatttatagtcttcaattgtcttgatgggcaagctaggtcttcagacttgtacagctgtgagaattgcggccaaccctatattattttcagaaatataattcctgttgttccaaacaaaaaaaaacgcaaaaatataatataattatatttttgttttaaatcactttcctttgaccgacttcaatacaacttgctgagtaagtctcgtcttgcctaaacgcacgtgcctgaatatataattgaagcaaatcttggctcagatttgaaataaaaattctgcacgaaaaacagagcttcaggatgctgtactataatgctacagcatctcagtccagcatctggctggttggcttttgcaaaatgtagccaatcaaaacaccaacaatagtgatattaatgtggctgaattaaagcctgggcctccttacacttgcaagttgttgaggccgtcgaatggaaaaaatccaatcgaaccaaaaaatgataagtttgttacgaAGACTTATACCTTCGACattactaaatgtgatgaaatttttgatttattggtgactgacggccaaattattgtgccaaaagatatgaaaataccaccaatagaacaaagaaagaaaagaggttattgtaagtttcataattatttgggacataaaacttatcaatgtgttgttttcagggatttggtgcaaaaagcgctgaatgaaggaaggctgaagtatgctgataaggcaaagcctccaatgaaggtagattcaGACCCCTTACCACCTGCTGATgctacctatgtcgaagtctatgactgcaacatggttgaagtGATAGATGCTGCTGCTCCAGTCAAGGCTGTGCCCgaagaggagtatgaaaagagggtgCGTGAAGTGTAtcccaatgctgaggaagaactaGTGGACTTCCTGaataggtgcaagctgaagaatgctgaagtaatgctttgccctagatgtagtgctgtgtgcgacaaagaggccactgcaggccttcaaaatgttgtaccttatgctgaaaacaagagaaaatggccaaaagctaggccaaaccaAAAAGCTTGGCCTTACAAAGGGGCCAATTGGGGAAAACCCATGACCAAAGGACTTTCGATCCAGCAAAGGCTAGGTccccaaaacactttcaaaccatctAGGAGAGCACTTGTTAACCAATGGGTGAGTGGACAGTACGTCACTTTCAatcgaaggatgatggaaaatggaagctctagcaatgtCAACGTGAACATTGTAGCTGAAcccaagggttcaaaagtggtagctggaaaggaaacagtgaatgctgccacagaagtcaacaaatactcttataggaacaactataaaggaaaaaatcctatgacccgcactcagtggcgaaggtttCAGAGGAAGCAGAAGTTGACAGCAAAAGAGgctgaggctgggggcaaggTTGTTGCGACCCAGAAAgctgaaaaggttgaaatggccaAGAGGCCAGCAAAAGAGAGGCTTTCCATAGTATTGGAAGAGCCAATAGCTGAAAATGCCCAAGGAGGGGCGGAAGGTGAAgatgacatggaggatgatgatctcctggATGAGGGGTCTGATTTCGACGTTATGGTCAATGTGGTGTCCATTCTACCTCTAGAATATGATGTGCCTACGGAAGTCAATGAGTTGGAAGAAGACTTCGAGGCCCTTAATTTggctgatcataagccaatgtgttactatgttatgcagaatggttgtgtcgaagagcaaaaagccgtcttcgaaaagccagacctgggaatgcagaaccacttgaaggctttgttcattagggcaaaagtcaataatgtgggaatcaataaagtcttagtggatggaggagctgtggtgaatatcatgcctcacttcatgttgaagaaattaggtctctatgacacagaccttcattcccacaatgtggtgctggccaactatgaaggaaaaactggcCATTCCCTAGGGGCAGTGCAATTGGAAGTATGTGTTGGTAGCACGGTTCGAAAGACcttgtttatggtcatagctgccaaacctaattacaatctgttattaggcagagaatggatacatggtgttggagctgttccttcaaccatgcaccaaagattaatcatctggagagaagatggtttagtcgagAATGTGGAAGCAGATCAaagtgcatatgtttcagagacaggtactgtgactttacagaacttcgacaaaaacctggctttaattgctccttgtggtgagcaagatgctgccttcgatccaaatgaagtggtgtcaaaaaatgtataccactcagttaagttgcatccaacccatggtttttgttgggaaagggaagacatagagaaaccCTTGTGTGAGGATGCACACCCACCAGTGTCTGGCTGGGTCAACCATGATGTGTATGATGATtgagtccccagcatgggatcgaattacggcttacgcagccgaaaatagaatcaaaatggcccttgaggccattaatgttcaagaagatatggctgtcgaagccaatgGTGACTTAAGAGACGAACTGGCCTTGGAGGCTAGTGAGGTAAATGGTGGGAAAAAGCAAAGGTTGGATTGtatctatgatgatgagcctttgggttttgaaaaagatccacatagttcgattcaaagaatgcaagcccaagatcctttgcaggaagttgatattggagatggctctgttaaaaggccaacttatATTAGTGCCAATATTGATCCAGCCCTAAAAGAAAGAATGGTCGAGTTGCTTAAGAAATACAGAGACTGCTTTGCATGGGATTATAACGAAATGCCTGGGCTAAGCAGAAATCTCGTGGAGCATAGGTTACCCCTTCGACCAGACGAGAAACctgtaaagcagcttccaaggaggtttgcaccggaaatcatgacaaagatcaaagcagaaatcgaaaggttgctcaaatgcaagttcattcgaacaaccaggtgtgtggaatggttagctaatattgttcctgttattaagaaaaatggatcacttAGGGTTTGTATAGACTTTAGGgatttgaataatgctacacctaaagatgaatattccatgcctgtagCCGAAATGCTAGTTGACTCAGCAGCAGGACATGAATATTTAagtatgttagatggctattcaggtt encodes:
- the LOC123922614 gene encoding uncharacterized protein LOC123922614, with product MSSSQTSSSSKNDETVHSQTTISPSYDSLPQQITIAYPLTTIFPEETTKRKKISAKKPTPKKTTSRDASASKTGKKSKSKSTLKAVHTMRELYLDNPATANVDVNVEASDSSKKNLSSELDLTETLGLEKPRSAEKLGETSLENPNVVFDEIGANSKANLVSEMTVDENTGSGLDAANDATASAAHVDISTSVVPESPNSPVAPVHEEGTETTIPADVITQDKGKTASMPDTSEANVIDVESLQFKSTPRAGISRRLRSNTGKDIATPSEATKTKIGPKKRWSKVTVPSESKKKNVKRKTVSSSDSDYEADQDAEASPAASSQRSAKRKRMAPTVPSVPIDNVSFHCVEYVDRWKFVVKRRMAIERNLTEEFLKCQDIVNLLEEAGLLNTVSKLGNCYDKLTREFLVNIPADCDNPLSPDYLKVYVRGKCVDFSPVVINEYLGRSTTPAAELETSMNEICRTITGDKVKAWPRAGKLSAAKLTTKYALLNKIGAANWVPTTHSNSVATGLAKFIYAVGTGTCYDYGTHIFNATILHGSSTAVKMPIAFPTLICGIILSQHPDICTNSDVPVSRPSALTMDFRLLEGKHAADIAVASLKTPAVGMTKRQMIANLREVSNMLGEKKELVDGVIQALELEQSQANEDGVGPSHGVSHDDDLAGGDTVEEEMASDESPSI